The proteins below come from a single Leifsonia sp. 1010 genomic window:
- a CDS encoding SDR family NAD(P)-dependent oxidoreductase gives MNITGNTVFIPGATSGIGLALAVALHERGNSVIVGGRRTELLERIAAEHPGIDTVRIDTADAESIRAASAEVLAAHPELNVLIAMAGIMRVEDWHTPAGFLGSAESIVTTNVLGPIRLIAAFVEHLQTRPDATIVTVSSGLAFAPLAATPSYNASKAAVHMLSESIRLQLADTTVKIVELEPPSVRTGLLPGQEESEFAMPLDEFVGEVITLIETQPDAKELQVERVKFLRYGEARGDYDRVVEVLNASDPHGKDAAA, from the coding sequence ATGAACATCACAGGGAACACCGTCTTCATCCCCGGCGCCACCAGCGGCATCGGGCTCGCCCTCGCCGTGGCTCTGCACGAGCGCGGCAACTCCGTCATCGTCGGCGGCCGCCGTACCGAGCTTCTCGAGCGGATCGCCGCGGAGCACCCGGGCATCGACACGGTCCGGATCGACACCGCGGACGCCGAGAGCATCCGTGCCGCATCCGCCGAAGTGCTGGCCGCACATCCCGAGCTGAACGTGCTCATCGCGATGGCCGGGATCATGCGCGTCGAGGACTGGCACACGCCTGCCGGCTTCCTCGGGTCGGCCGAGTCGATCGTCACCACCAACGTCCTCGGCCCGATCCGGCTGATCGCCGCCTTCGTCGAGCACCTGCAGACCCGCCCGGACGCGACCATCGTCACCGTGTCGTCCGGTCTGGCGTTCGCGCCGCTCGCGGCGACGCCCAGCTACAACGCCAGCAAGGCGGCCGTCCACATGCTCAGCGAGAGCATCCGGCTGCAGCTGGCCGACACGACCGTGAAGATCGTGGAACTCGAGCCGCCGTCGGTGCGCACGGGCCTTCTGCCGGGGCAGGAGGAGAGCGAGTTCGCCATGCCGCTCGACGAGTTCGTCGGCGAGGTCATCACGCTCATCGAGACGCAGCCCGACGCGAAGGAGCTCCAGGTGGAGCGGGTGAAGTTCCTGCGCTACGGCGAGGCGCGCGGCGATTACGACCGCGTGGTCGAGGTGCTCAACGCCTCCGACCCGCACGGCAAGGACGCGGCGGCCTGA
- a CDS encoding DNA glycosylase AlkZ-like family protein — protein MTEVLDRDEARRIAVRAQRLDARRPVGLVPLVEHLTFLQLDPTAAIAPSADLIAFTRLGASYRPEQLAQAVEHDRTLYELKAQDDPVQPPFAMVRPVSDLGLNLARMAAGPIHSGWRAWLEANPGFRRDVLDRLRDAGPLLSKDIPDTAEVPWQSSGWTHEKNVTHMLELLQGLGEVAVAGRIGRQRTWDLAERVYPTGIEVIPEPEATRLRDERRLRALGIARPQLVGEAGVPVRVEGSDREWRVDPAAVGQPFAGRTALLSPFDRLIHDRVRSQELFGFEYLLEMYKPATKRRWGYFALPILHEDRLVGKLDAAADRKAGVLLVAAMHEDEPFSPSTRDAVDAAIDDLAAWLGLTVTRD, from the coding sequence ATGACCGAGGTACTGGATCGCGACGAGGCGCGGCGCATCGCCGTGCGCGCGCAACGGCTCGATGCGCGACGCCCGGTCGGCCTCGTCCCGCTGGTTGAGCACCTGACCTTCCTGCAGCTCGACCCGACCGCCGCCATCGCGCCGAGTGCCGACCTGATCGCCTTCACGCGCCTCGGGGCGTCGTATCGTCCGGAGCAGCTCGCACAGGCGGTCGAGCACGATCGGACGCTGTACGAGCTGAAGGCGCAGGACGACCCGGTCCAGCCTCCGTTCGCCATGGTCCGCCCGGTATCCGACCTCGGGCTGAATCTGGCGCGGATGGCGGCCGGTCCCATCCACAGCGGCTGGCGGGCGTGGCTCGAAGCGAACCCGGGGTTCCGGCGCGACGTGCTCGACCGGCTGCGCGACGCGGGTCCCCTGCTCTCGAAGGACATCCCGGACACGGCCGAGGTGCCCTGGCAGTCGAGCGGATGGACGCACGAGAAGAACGTCACCCACATGCTCGAACTGCTGCAGGGCCTGGGCGAGGTCGCCGTCGCCGGGCGGATCGGTCGCCAGCGCACGTGGGACCTCGCCGAGCGGGTGTACCCGACCGGCATCGAGGTCATCCCGGAGCCGGAGGCGACCCGGCTGCGCGACGAGCGCCGCCTGCGCGCGCTCGGCATCGCACGTCCGCAGCTCGTCGGAGAGGCCGGCGTCCCGGTGCGCGTCGAGGGCAGCGACCGCGAGTGGCGGGTCGATCCGGCCGCTGTCGGGCAGCCGTTCGCCGGCCGCACAGCCCTGCTGTCGCCCTTCGATCGGCTCATCCACGATCGGGTGCGGTCGCAGGAGCTGTTCGGGTTCGAATACCTGCTGGAGATGTACAAGCCGGCAACCAAGCGCCGCTGGGGCTATTTCGCGCTGCCGATCCTCCACGAGGATCGCCTGGTGGGCAAGCTCGACGCCGCGGCCGACCGGAAGGCCGGGGTGTTGCTCGTCGCAGCCATGCACGAGGACGAGCCGTTCAGCCCCAGCACGCGGGACGCCGTCGATGCCGCGATCGACGACCTGGCCGCGTGGCTGGGGCTCACGGTCACCCGCGACTGA
- a CDS encoding alpha/beta fold hydrolase yields the protein MQMVLVPGFWLGADAWREVIPAIESAGHTAHPLTLPGLESRDADRSRIRVRDHVDAIVRAIDDLGGDERDVVLVGHSGGGPLAYAATAERPDRVVRTVYVDSWPLGPGGSVAPDLPAADGQVELPDWEDFEDADLIDLTDEQRDEFRRIAVPEPADVVAGPIELADDSRRRAVPATIVACEFTPADLRSWIDGGEPAVAEVGRLEHWDVVELPTGHWPMFTRPSELGALLAELADR from the coding sequence ATGCAGATGGTTCTCGTCCCCGGTTTCTGGCTCGGCGCCGACGCGTGGCGGGAGGTGATCCCGGCCATCGAGAGCGCGGGCCATACGGCGCATCCGCTCACGCTCCCCGGCCTCGAGTCGCGCGACGCCGACCGCAGCCGCATCCGCGTGCGCGACCACGTGGATGCGATCGTGCGGGCCATCGACGACCTGGGCGGCGACGAGCGGGATGTGGTGCTCGTCGGGCATTCCGGTGGCGGTCCTCTCGCTTACGCGGCGACCGCCGAGCGTCCGGACCGCGTCGTGCGCACGGTGTACGTCGACTCCTGGCCGCTCGGTCCCGGCGGATCCGTCGCGCCCGACCTGCCCGCGGCCGACGGCCAGGTCGAGCTCCCCGACTGGGAGGACTTCGAGGATGCCGACCTCATCGACCTGACCGACGAGCAGCGCGACGAGTTCCGCCGGATCGCGGTGCCGGAACCCGCCGACGTCGTCGCGGGACCGATCGAGCTCGCGGACGACTCTCGTCGGCGCGCGGTGCCGGCCACCATCGTCGCGTGCGAGTTCACTCCCGCCGACCTGCGCTCGTGGATCGACGGCGGTGAGCCGGCCGTGGCCGAGGTCGGGCGCCTCGAGCACTGGGACGTGGTGGAGCTGCCGACCGGCCACTGGCCGATGTTCACCCGGCCCTCCGAACTGGGCGCGCTGCTCGCAGAGCTCGCCGACCGCTGA